A genomic window from Pyxicephalus adspersus chromosome 2, UCB_Pads_2.0, whole genome shotgun sequence includes:
- the ITIH5 gene encoding inter-alpha-trypsin inhibitor heavy chain H5 gives MIFLLGIYFCVSTSLGHIGAELTEDNLIDFSLVKGIEEKVASRVPRQIPFSSRREIKPLVSEFSVKSTIISRYAFTAVSCTMVNRAAEAKDVVFQMQIPSAAFVSNFTMILGGRTYYSEVTWRKKTGDNNIHDYDKINGDRGENKMETFNASAFIPGRDKAVFLLMYEELLQRRLGMYEHVISVRPQQLVGRLSVEVNILESSGLTSLEVPPLQNNKQKSKNIDEFSPPPSTVINQTENFARITFEPNVVQQARITQNGNLGDFVVRYDVKRELSIGDIQVLNGYFVHYFAPTNLPPLPKNVVFVIDTSASMVGTKMKQTQGALFTILRDLRPDDHFNIIGFSSKIKVWQQNQLVKVSPNNIRDAKKFIFGLTPTGGNNSTLNIYNENIACYTGTDRLSLRTSVEDFLIDLCLMLVCWLTFSFSEKEPYCIKTAKSEEDDAAAQLKGFYDEIGTPLLSDIRIDYPSDSVEYVTQNMFYNYFNGSEIVVAGKLMNKSSDALHVEITASNRNKYVVLEADVKIEGVEQKAAIGSQIIEDNIQYKNHIERLWGYLTFKELLTAWHKSDRNQEKEEITRKASKLAQKYNFVTPFTLLEVKDYGFQADLPKDEFASLYTEGIGQKLLSLQGRKVTKEPPSQQIGKQKPPMSKTAADGDPHFVVDFPLSKLTVCFNIDGEPRDVLRLVSDHKYSGVTVNGQLIGAPAPPNGHKKQRTYFSKITIIINKPKRTYLEITPTKVILDSKDRLILACDKTATVKSDDLLVSVTAKSNVTVTIHETITFVILVHLYKNPAPYQRNHLGFYISNSKGLSPNSHGLLGQFLYNEVKVTQVPLSTNNGHAANQTSQVVNILKVRNRSVPVIRKQRKLYNGLHQVDCWFAKNNAEKLIDGVYQDYLLPHLFDCGKDLITNDV, from the exons GTTGCATCCCGAGTCCCAAGGCAAATTCCTTTTTCTTCAAGACGA gAAATCAAGCCCTTGGTTTCTGAATTCTCTGTGAAATCGACCATTATATCACGCTATGCATTCACGGCTGTGTCCTGCACCATGGTGAATCGGGCAGCTGAGGCTAAAGATGTTGTATTCCAGATGCAGATTCCATCAGCAGCTTTTGTCTCCAACTTCACAAT GATTCTTGGAGGCAGAACATATTACAGTGAAGTCACATGGAGAAAGAAGACTGGAGATAACAATATACATGACTATGATAAAATTAATGGCGACAGAGG agaaaacaaaatggaaacatttaatgCTTCAGCATTCATTCCTGGAAGAGACAAAGCTGTTTTTCTGCTCATGTATGAGGAGCTGCTTCAAAGACGTCTTGGAATGTATGAGCATGTTATCAGTGTGCGCCCACAGCAGTTAGTTGGCCGCTTATCGGTGGAGGTCAATATTCTGGAATCCTCTGGACTTACCTCCCTAGAGGTTCCCCCACTCCAAAACAATaagcagaaaagtaaaaatattg atgAATTCTCCCCTCCTCCTTCAACAGTTATTAACCAGACAGAAAATTTTGCAAGAATAACCTTTGAACCCAATGTGGTTCAGCAAGCCAGGATCACGcaaaatggaaatcttggtgatTTTGTGGTTCGATATGATGTAAAACGAGAGCTTAGCATTGGTGACATTCAG GTATTGAATggttattttgtgcattattttgcaCCCACTAACTTACCTCCTCTGCCAAAGAATGTGGTTTTTGTGATTGATACCAGCGCTTCTATGGTTGGAACTAAAATGAAACAG ACACAaggcgctttatttactattctTCGAGACTTGAGACCTGATGATCATTTTAATATAATCGGGTTTTCCAGCAAAATAAAAGTTTGGCAGCAAAACCAACTTGTGAAAGTGTCTCCAAACAACATACGAGAtgcaaaaaagtttatatttggcTTAACACCTACTGGAGGTAATAAcagtactttaaatatttataatgaaaatattgcatGTTATACTGGTACTGATAGACTGAGCCTAAGGACATCTGTTGAGGACTTCCTCATTGATTTGTGTTTGATGTTGGTGTGTTGGCTAACATTTAGCTTT TCAGAAAAAGAGCCATATTGTATTAAAACAGCCAAGTCTGAAGAGGATGATGCAGCTGCTCAACTAAAAGG GTTTTATGATGAGATTGGAACACCGTTATTATCTGATATTCGTATTGACTATCCATCAGATAGCGTTGAATACGTCACCCAGAACATGTTTTACAACTACTTTAATGGGTCGGAAATCGTGGTGGCCGGAAAACTGATGAATAAATCCAGCGATGCTTTACATGTTGAGATTACAGCAAGTAACAGAAACAAATATGTCGTCTTAGAAGCTGATGTGAAGATTGAAGGTGTTGAACAAAAAGCGGCTATAGGATCTCAAATTATTGAGGACAACATACAATACAAGAACCACATAGAAAGGTTGTGGGGTTACCTGACTTTTAAGGAACTCCTAACAGCTTGGCATAAGAGTGACAGAAACCAGGAGAAGGAAGAAATAACAAGAAAGGCCAGCAAACTTGCACAGAAGTATAACTTTGTCACACCATTCACACTTCTAGAAGTTAAGGATTATGGCTTCCAAGCAGATCTTCCTAAAGATGAGTTTGCTAGCCTGTACACAGAGGGAATTGGACAGAAACTGCTCAGCTTACAAGGAAGGAAAGTAACGAAag agcCTCCATCCCAACAGATAGGCAAGCAAAAACCACCAATGTCTAAAACTGCAG CTGATGGAGATCCACATTTTGTTGTTGACTTCCCCTTGAGTAAGCTGACAGTGTGCTTCAATATTGATGGTGAACCCAGAGACGTACTGAGGCTGGTATCAGATCACAAATACTCTG GTGTGACTGTTAATGGACAACTAATTGGTGCTCCAGCTCCTCCTAATGGACATAAGAAACAAAGGACCTACTTTAGCAAAATCACTATAATCATCAACAAACCAAAGCGCACTTATCTAGAAATCACTCCCACAAAGGTGATCCTAGACAGCAAGGATCGGCTCATCCTGGCATGTGACAAGACTGCCACAGTGAAGAGTGATGACCTTTTGGTTTCCGTTACTGCTAAATCCAATGTCACTGTGACCATTCACGAAACAATTACCTTTGTGATCTTGGTCCATCTCTACAAGAACCCAGCTCCATATCAAAGAAACCACTTGGGATTTTACATTTCTAATAGTAAAGGATTGTCCCCAAATTCCCATGGACTTTTAG GTCAGTTCCTGTACAATGAAGTTAAAGTCACACAGGTGCCACTGAGCACAAACAATGGTCATGCAGCAAACCAAACCTCACAAGTTGTTAACATACTGAAGGTTAGAAATCGTTCAGTCCCTGTAATCAGAAAGCAGAGAAAATTATACAATGGACTTCACCAGGTGGATTGCTGGTTTGCAAAGAATAATGCAGAGAAACTGATCGATGGGGTATATCAGGATTATTTGTTGCCTCATCTCTTTGACTGTGGTAAGGATTTAATAACAAATGATGTTTAG